Proteins encoded together in one Fibrobacter sp. UWP2 window:
- the hisC gene encoding histidinol-phosphate transaminase, translating to MDINELAQKHILNQPLYVTGKPIAYTAREFGLDPKDIDKLASNENPFGPSPKGMDEARKALEEINLYPDGGSYDLIGKIAEFRGVKREQIAVGNGSNELLDMIAQVFLGPGTEAVMGKHSFAVYKLATMAMNAKIIEVDMPAPAYNYDLKAMRAAVNEKTRIVFLANPNNPTGSDLTAKEIIDFADSLPETCVLVMDEAYTEFIEDTPELVPDFNSRIAEGRNIICCRTFSKIYGLAGLRVGYCITRPEIVNLINRVREPFNVNSIAQAAAIGAIDDQEYVNKVRELNKKGLDQLKAGFKELGLAYVDSHANFIAVSGFKDPMDAFKFLQAKGTIIRPQPAMGDVLRITVGTEPQNKKCLANIKAYLGK from the coding sequence ATGGATATCAACGAACTCGCTCAAAAGCACATCTTAAACCAGCCGCTCTACGTGACCGGCAAGCCCATCGCCTACACCGCCCGCGAATTCGGCCTCGACCCGAAAGACATCGACAAACTCGCGAGCAACGAGAACCCGTTCGGCCCGAGCCCGAAGGGCATGGATGAAGCCCGCAAGGCCCTGGAAGAAATCAACCTCTACCCGGATGGCGGTTCTTACGACCTCATCGGAAAGATTGCAGAGTTCCGTGGCGTGAAGCGCGAACAGATTGCCGTGGGTAACGGCAGCAACGAGCTCCTGGACATGATTGCCCAGGTGTTCCTCGGCCCCGGCACCGAAGCCGTGATGGGCAAGCACAGCTTTGCCGTCTACAAGCTCGCCACCATGGCAATGAACGCGAAGATTATCGAAGTCGACATGCCGGCCCCGGCCTACAACTACGACCTCAAGGCCATGCGCGCCGCCGTGAACGAGAAGACCCGCATCGTGTTCCTCGCGAACCCGAACAACCCGACGGGCTCCGACCTCACCGCCAAGGAAATCATTGACTTCGCCGACAGCCTCCCCGAGACCTGCGTGCTCGTGATGGACGAAGCCTACACCGAATTTATCGAAGACACGCCGGAACTGGTCCCGGATTTCAACAGCCGCATCGCCGAAGGCAGGAACATCATCTGCTGCCGTACGTTCAGCAAGATCTACGGTCTCGCCGGGCTGCGCGTGGGCTACTGCATCACCCGCCCCGAAATCGTGAACCTCATCAATCGCGTGCGTGAGCCGTTCAACGTGAACAGCATCGCCCAGGCCGCCGCCATCGGCGCCATCGACGACCAGGAATACGTGAACAAGGTCCGCGAGCTCAACAAGAAGGGCCTCGACCAGCTCAAGGCCGGTTTCAAGGAACTGGGCCTCGCCTACGTGGACAGCCACGCGAACTTCATCGCCGTCAGCGGTTTCAAGGACCCGATGGACGCGTTCAAGTTCCTGCAGGCCAAGGGCACCATCATCCGTCCGCAGCCTGCGATGGGCGACGTGCTCCGCATTACCGTGGGCACCGAACCGCAGAACAAGAAATGCCTCGCCAATATAAAGGCATACCTGGGCAAGTAA
- a CDS encoding pseudouridine synthase: MPRQYKGIPGQVNRGEKPHGVARVISKRGFCSRSVAENLVREGRVSLRGKIVLDPDTPAFENDEISVDGKLIEVAQKFYFAMNKPRGIVTTASDEKGRRTVMDLFREQYAKMFPGRPVPHISPVGRLDAASEGLLLFTNDTQWADALLAPRDPSSHLKIYRVQVASKPSAAELKQMEDGFNVPPRVFGEKEEFMHAERAVLHSEGEKNCWLEITLSEGKNREIRRMLAHLGYEVMRLMRIQFDKYTLGNLKPGEIREIN; encoded by the coding sequence ATGCCTCGCCAATATAAAGGCATACCTGGGCAAGTAAACCGCGGGGAGAAACCTCACGGGGTTGCACGCGTCATCTCGAAGCGCGGCTTTTGCAGCCGTAGCGTAGCAGAAAACCTGGTCCGCGAGGGCCGGGTTTCTTTGCGTGGTAAAATCGTGCTCGACCCCGACACGCCCGCATTCGAGAACGACGAAATCTCAGTGGACGGGAAGCTTATCGAGGTCGCCCAGAAATTCTACTTCGCGATGAACAAGCCGCGCGGCATCGTCACCACCGCAAGCGACGAGAAGGGCCGCAGGACCGTGATGGACTTGTTCCGCGAGCAATACGCCAAGATGTTCCCCGGCAGGCCCGTGCCGCACATATCGCCGGTGGGCCGCCTTGATGCCGCCAGCGAAGGATTGTTGCTGTTTACGAACGACACGCAATGGGCCGACGCACTGCTAGCCCCGCGCGACCCGAGTTCCCACTTGAAAATCTACCGCGTGCAGGTCGCGAGTAAGCCCTCCGCCGCCGAGCTCAAACAGATGGAAGACGGTTTCAACGTACCGCCCCGCGTCTTCGGCGAAAAGGAAGAATTCATGCATGCCGAGCGCGCCGTGCTCCATAGCGAAGGCGAAAAGAACTGCTGGCTCGAAATCACGCTATCCGAAGGCAAGAACCGCGAAATCCGCCGCATGCTCGCCCACCTCGGCTACGAAGTCATGCGGCTCATGCGCATCCAGTTCGACAAGTACACCCTCGGCAATTTGAAACCCGGCGAAATCCGAGAAATAAACTAA
- the ftsE gene encoding cell division ATP-binding protein FtsE produces the protein MIHFTHVTKSYEDNWKALNNVTFRINKGEFVFLTGHSGAGKSTVLKLIYMDERPDVERGGQVMVKFSGDDVYDSKNSPDSKIQGFRRKMGIIFQDFKLLPDRNVFENVALALRIVGTPSSKINAAVFDALALVGISQKRFAMPYTLSGGEQQRVAIARAMVHNPYLLLADEPTGNLDPKNAEEVFSIFKEINARGTTVVMATHNPDFYLNSPFRRLVLDHGELLNRDLI, from the coding sequence ATGATCCACTTCACCCACGTTACCAAGTCCTACGAGGACAACTGGAAGGCGCTCAACAACGTCACCTTCCGTATTAACAAGGGTGAGTTTGTGTTCCTTACGGGTCATTCGGGCGCCGGCAAGTCGACGGTGCTCAAGCTCATTTATATGGACGAACGCCCTGACGTGGAACGCGGCGGCCAAGTCATGGTGAAGTTCAGCGGTGACGACGTTTACGACAGCAAGAATTCCCCGGATTCCAAGATCCAGGGTTTTCGCCGCAAGATGGGTATCATCTTCCAGGATTTTAAGCTGCTGCCGGATCGCAATGTTTTCGAGAACGTGGCTCTCGCGCTCCGCATTGTGGGGACTCCCAGCTCCAAGATTAACGCCGCGGTCTTTGACGCGCTCGCCCTCGTGGGCATTAGCCAAAAGCGGTTCGCCATGCCCTACACGCTCTCGGGCGGTGAACAGCAGCGCGTGGCGATTGCGCGTGCGATGGTGCACAACCCTTACCTGTTGCTTGCGGACGAACCGACTGGTAACCTTGACCCGAAAAACGCAGAAGAGGTATTCAGTATTTTCAAGGAAATCAATGCCCGCGGAACGACGGTCGTGATGGCGACGCATAACCCGGACTTTTACCTGAACAGCCCTTTCCGCCGTCTGGTGCTTGACCACGGCGAGCTGTTGAACAGAGATTTGATTTAG